A section of the Girardinichthys multiradiatus isolate DD_20200921_A chromosome 5, DD_fGirMul_XY1, whole genome shotgun sequence genome encodes:
- the LOC124867709 gene encoding zinc finger protein OZF-like translates to MWRQQLKRWQSAAEGEISKTATKDKEYKLSHDIMDAGFNPRVVLHRLDVKQILLVKEAPLDHRPCDDLHDPKPPHIKEEQEEVCTSLGGEQLNGKEEFNPIRFPVNATPIKSEDDKQSLLLSQIYQDKVKGRELPEENDGGEESIRLQHHEDGSISPQTEDTKDEEDDDVKHPVSELKHLSDSGLKTKDMDNDWKESRAPKSDGNNNNPFNSPEFAELCVDHHLLQKDEKYSKIRSSRYLDNKTCFTEKKNLDSKKKVQKGVKLSCEDCGKTFIRKHTLQIHMRIHTGEKPFCCDLCGQRFSQKANLNRHMSIHTGQKLFCCDLCGQRFSRKGNLNRHRRSHTGQKPFCCDLCGERFSQKAYLKKHITIHTGEKPFCCDLCGERFSQKAYLKKHTRIHTGEKPFCCDLCGQRFSQKAYLIKHTQIHTGQKPFCCDLCGQRFSKKSNLNKHTRIHIRQKPFCCNLCGENFCQKAYLNKHIRIHTGDKPFCCDLCGQRFRHKSHLNRHITIHTGQKPFGCDICGQRFRQKSCLNRHTRIHTGQKPFCCELCGQRFSQKSHLNRHIRIHIERKMA, encoded by the coding sequence atgttaagcagatCCTCCTGGTTAAAGAAGCTCCTCTAGACCACAGACCTTGTGATGACCTGCATGACCCAAAGCCCCCacacataaaggaggaacaggaggaagtcTGCACCAGTCTGGGAggagagcagctcaatgggaaAGAGGAGTTTAATCCCATCAGGTTTCCAGTGAATGCTactcccataaagagtgaggatgataaACAGTCCCTACTGCTCTCACAGATTTATCAAGACAAAGTTAAAGGCAGAGAGCTTCCAGAAGAGAAcgatggaggagaagaatccatcCGGTTACAACATCATGAAGATGGTTCCATTTCTCCACAAACTGAAGACACTaaggatgaagaggatgatgatgtAAAGCACCCCGTCTCTGAGCTGAAACACTTGTCCGACTCTGGACTGAAAACTAAGGACATGGACAATGACTGGAAGGAGAGCAGAGCTCCTAAGTCAGATGGAAACAATAACAACCCTTTTAACTCCCCTGAGTTTGCTGAACTATGTGTTGACCATCACTTGCTTCAGAAAGACGAGAAATATTCAAAAATACGATCTTCAAGATATCTGGATAATAAGACATGTtttacagagaagaaaaatctgGACTCAAAAAAGAAAGTCCAGAAAGGAGTAAAGCttagctgtgaagactgtggtaaaacatttattagaaAACACACTTTACAaatacacatgagaatccacacaggagagaaacctttctgttgtgatctgtgtggacaaagatttagccagaaagcaaatttaaacagacacatgagcatccacacaggacagaaacttttctgttgtgatctttgtggacaaagatttagtcgtaaaggaaatttaaacaggCACAGGAGAAGCCACACaggtcagaaacctttctgttgtgatctttgtggTGAAAGATTTAGTCAAAAagcctatttaaaaaaacacataacaaTCCACACAGgcgagaaacctttctgttgtgatctttgtggCGAAAGATTTAGTCAAAAagcctatttaaaaaaacacacaagaatccacacaggtgagaaacctttctgttgtgatctttgtggacaaagatttagtcAAAAAGCCTACTTAATCAAACACACTCAAatccacacaggacagaaacctttctgttgtgatctgtgtggacaaagatttagcaagaaatcaaatttaaacaaacacactcGAATTCACATAaggcagaaacctttctgttgtaatCTTTGTGGAGAAAACTTTTGTCAAAAAGcctatttaaacaaacacataagaatccacacaggggataagcctttctgttgtgatctttgtggacaaagatttaggcATAAATCGCATTTAAACAGACATATAACAatccacacaggacagaaacctttcgGTTGTGAtatttgtggacaaagatttaggcaaaaatcatgtttaaacagacacactcgaatccacacaggacagaaacctttctgttgtgaactttgtggacaaagatttagccaaaaatcacatttaaacagacacataagAATCCACATTGAAAGGAAAATGGCTTAG